ATATCAAGAAATTGATAAGGCATACCAAGTGGCGGCGCAGCAGGCAACGCCGCAATTGCTCACCTTGCCTGTGTCGCTGAAACAGAGGGAGGCGACACAATGAGATTCGGAGCAATGGCATGGTCAATGTTGTTTTGTTTGTCGAGCTTAGTACTTACTGGTAGTTTGCGTGCCGATGATCTTGTCTCTGCGGCTAACAGCGAGGCGATAAAACAGCAGCACCACAATCAGCAGCGAGAGCAGCGCTTTACCCACACGGTAGAAGAGCTAAAAGCACTAAACAGCGAGCTTCAGCAGCAGAAAGCAGAGCTGGAAACGCAGATTCAATCATTGAGTGAGAGATTTCGCGGCAATGAACAAACCTTAGCCGACCTTGAGTTGGCGCTCAAAACAGAAACTGGCACTCTCAGTGAGGTATTTGCCTTGGTGCGCCAGCATGCGAACACGTTGCAGTCAGCCCAGCAACAGTCGAGTGTCCCACAGCCAAACGCCACGGCAATTTCTATCATTGCTGAATCACGCCAGCTTCCTTCCATAGAGCAAGTCGATAAACTTTGGCGTGCTTATTTGGCCCATATTAAAGCCAGCGGCGAAATCCGTGCGACTGTGGTGACCGAAATTGACGCTCAAGGTCTAGCACATGAGAACAGAGCAGTTAAGCTTGGAGCGTTTGCGCTTATTGGCGAGCAGGGCTTTCTTCAATGGCAAGCGAAGCCGAAAACCGCGCGTTACTACACCAACCAGCCGCCTACGGCTCCGACCTTGGCGAGTGTCGAGCCTCTTTTACTAGGAAGCTCGTTGCCACTACTGATTGATCCTACACGTGGTGAGCTGCTTCAACAGAGAGCAACGTCTTTAACGCTGCTCGACAGAAT
The sequence above is drawn from the Vibrio sinaloensis genome and encodes:
- a CDS encoding MotA/TolQ/ExbB proton channel family protein, with the protein product MRFGAMAWSMLFCLSSLVLTGSLRADDLVSAANSEAIKQQHHNQQREQRFTHTVEELKALNSELQQQKAELETQIQSLSERFRGNEQTLADLELALKTETGTLSEVFALVRQHANTLQSAQQQSSVPQPNATAISIIAESRQLPSIEQVDKLWRAYLAHIKASGEIRATVVTEIDAQGLAHENRAVKLGAFALIGEQGFLQWQAKPKTARYYTNQPPTAPTLASVEPLLLGSSLPLLIDPTRGELLQQRATSLTLLDRIQQGGPVAQVIIALLLVGLIIAVVRGIHLVAIRRKINQQLKSPSAIHNNPLGRVLAVYQNNHNRSVEALELRLLETVLDEQAHLDKGLSMLKLLAALAPMLGLLGTVIGMIETFQIITQYGNGDPKVMAGGISMALVTTVLGLVAAMPLLLAHNLLSSQVEAIKSILEKQGVALVAKQAESELATPASGMASVA